The following are encoded together in the Mycolicibacterium arabiense genome:
- a CDS encoding pyridoxal phosphate-dependent decarboxylase family protein, translating into MPHRLVDASTSYDEVVDALSGPLPDQGTNSVAVVERLAATLGPATIACAGPRYFGLVVGGSLPAALAADWLVSTWDQTAYSRMSSPAGAAIDAVTERWVLEALGLPTRAAVGFVTGATAGNVVGLLSARHVLLARRGWDVEADGLAQAPRIRVLVGDEVHPSVLQALQMIGLGSRNVERVAVDPQGAMRADALADALAADSDPAIVCAQVGNVNSGACDPMSEIVAATHEHGGWVHVDGAFGLWACASPRLSALVRGVELADSWSTDAHKWLNVPYDCGLAIVADPQAARSALGANTSYLPTSAEREPGVLVPEMSRRARAVPVYAAFASLGRQGLRQLIERCCEHARRLAEMMQATDGFTVCNDVVLNQVLIRADESDERTWRVAELVRRSGEAWVAGTEWHGRSAIRVSFSNWTTADDDVDRLAEALRQSLAAARGAQ; encoded by the coding sequence TTGCCACACCGGCTCGTCGACGCGAGCACGAGCTACGACGAGGTCGTCGACGCACTCAGCGGGCCGTTGCCCGACCAAGGTACGAACTCGGTCGCGGTAGTCGAGCGGTTGGCCGCCACTCTCGGTCCGGCAACCATTGCGTGCGCCGGCCCTCGCTACTTCGGCCTCGTCGTCGGGGGATCGCTACCCGCGGCGCTGGCTGCCGACTGGCTGGTATCGACCTGGGACCAGACCGCGTACAGCCGGATGTCGTCGCCGGCTGGCGCTGCGATCGATGCCGTCACCGAGCGCTGGGTTCTCGAAGCTCTCGGGCTGCCCACACGCGCGGCCGTCGGGTTCGTCACAGGAGCCACGGCCGGAAACGTCGTCGGGTTGCTCTCCGCACGGCACGTTCTGTTAGCGCGGCGAGGCTGGGACGTCGAGGCCGACGGGCTCGCCCAGGCACCCCGAATTCGCGTACTCGTGGGCGACGAGGTCCATCCCTCCGTACTACAGGCGTTGCAGATGATCGGTTTGGGATCGCGCAACGTCGAGCGCGTGGCGGTCGACCCACAAGGAGCGATGAGAGCCGACGCGCTCGCCGACGCGCTCGCCGCCGACTCCGACCCCGCCATCGTGTGCGCGCAGGTCGGCAACGTGAACTCCGGAGCGTGCGACCCGATGTCAGAGATCGTCGCGGCGACCCACGAGCACGGCGGCTGGGTTCACGTCGACGGCGCATTCGGACTATGGGCTTGCGCATCGCCGCGACTGTCGGCACTTGTTCGAGGTGTCGAGCTGGCCGATTCCTGGTCGACCGACGCACACAAGTGGCTCAATGTCCCCTACGACTGCGGCCTGGCCATCGTTGCCGATCCCCAAGCTGCCCGCTCAGCACTAGGTGCCAACACGAGTTATCTACCCACGAGCGCGGAGCGCGAACCCGGCGTCCTCGTGCCCGAGATGTCCCGGCGTGCACGCGCGGTACCCGTCTACGCAGCATTCGCATCGCTGGGCAGGCAGGGGTTGCGACAACTGATCGAACGCTGCTGCGAGCATGCCCGCCGCCTGGCCGAGATGATGCAAGCCACGGACGGCTTTACCGTATGCAACGACGTGGTACTCAACCAGGTCCTGATCCGTGCCGACGAAAGCGATGAGCGCACGTGGCGTGTAGCAGAATTGGTGCGACGCAGCGGAGAGGCGTGGGTCGCGGGAACCGAATGGCACGGTCGATCGGCGATACGCGTGTCCTTCTCCAACTGGACGACAGCAGACGACGACGTCGACCGTCTCGCCGAAGCGCTGCGGCAATCGCTGGCGGCGGCGCGTGGGGCTCAATAG
- a CDS encoding TetR/AcrR family transcriptional regulator, which yields MAKQDWVVGGDRRAAAAERIYSAAADLMVRDGLDAFDIDSLAKQVHCSRATIYRYAGGKAHIRDTVLLRIAAGITDTVRAEVKGLTGSERVVTAIVVALQQIRSHPIRRLMMTSSKAPALSDLRSSPVLSAMAADLTGITDDHPAAALWIVHVVLSMAYLPLGDEQIEAEVLHRFVSPAFDR from the coding sequence ATGGCGAAACAGGATTGGGTCGTCGGTGGGGATCGCCGGGCCGCAGCGGCCGAACGCATCTACAGCGCTGCTGCCGACCTGATGGTCCGAGACGGGTTGGACGCCTTCGACATCGACTCGTTGGCCAAGCAGGTGCACTGTTCGAGAGCAACCATCTACCGCTACGCCGGCGGCAAGGCACACATCCGGGACACCGTGCTACTGCGCATCGCCGCAGGCATCACCGACACTGTTCGCGCTGAGGTCAAGGGCCTAACCGGCTCGGAGCGCGTCGTCACGGCGATCGTCGTTGCGCTACAACAGATCAGATCCCACCCGATACGACGACTGATGATGACGTCGAGCAAAGCACCCGCACTGAGCGACCTGCGTTCCTCGCCGGTGCTCAGCGCCATGGCCGCCGACCTCACCGGGATCACCGATGATCACCCAGCAGCAGCTTTGTGGATCGTTCACGTGGTGCTGTCAATGGCCTACCTGCCGCTCGGGGACGAGCAGATCGAGGCCGAGGTTCTGCACCGGTTCGTTTCCCCGGCGTTCGACCGTTAA